A region from the Stygiolobus caldivivus genome encodes:
- a CDS encoding MFS transporter has protein sequence MKLSDVFKPVDDKKFDMFHIKALFTTGMGVFTDGYLLSSISLVLLDVLKTFNITKSSPLYTFWLGVLAGTVFIGAALGAIVFGILSNKGRKTFYGVDVALMTVGALLQAFVTSPAELAVVRFLVGIGTGADYVLSPLIMAEHSNAKDRGKLIAVGFGLMWSLGAVTASLLYLALSPIVNYDLLWRVILAAGAVPAASVIYLRRKVPETPRYLLRIKGDNTHFTRVVKEVTGKEVNVQGKLKDCNPMTLYLRTAGRVFAVAAILWFLYDLTGYANGLFGPTLIARSIGIYNPAIFSLIIAAVFGFPGKAFGIAQVDRMGRKFLQAVGSLGEGVFLAAFALLLPSEPYLPAGLLLLIYGLHEFMGSFGPGIISTAGMLGVELAPTKVRGIVQAITVASGRTGAAIASFVFPVLFISVSKEVAMMFFAVLMFIATALTWFGVPETKGKPLEEVSEEERVTVSS, from the coding sequence ATGAAGTTAAGTGATGTCTTCAAACCCGTAGACGATAAAAAGTTCGATATGTTCCACATAAAAGCTTTGTTTACTACCGGGATGGGAGTATTTACAGACGGCTACCTATTGTCTTCCATTAGCCTGGTACTGCTGGACGTCTTAAAGACCTTTAATATAACCAAGAGTAGTCCGCTCTATACTTTCTGGTTAGGCGTCCTAGCAGGGACAGTGTTTATAGGTGCTGCTTTAGGCGCAATAGTCTTCGGTATCCTCTCCAATAAGGGTAGGAAGACGTTTTATGGTGTAGACGTCGCCTTAATGACCGTAGGTGCACTTTTACAAGCGTTTGTTACGTCTCCAGCAGAGCTGGCTGTAGTCAGGTTCCTGGTGGGGATAGGTACTGGGGCAGACTATGTGCTCTCGCCCCTGATAATGGCAGAGCACTCAAACGCGAAGGACAGGGGGAAGCTAATAGCGGTGGGCTTCGGGCTCATGTGGAGCTTGGGAGCAGTTACGGCGTCGCTCTTGTACTTAGCGCTCTCTCCCATAGTCAACTATGACCTACTGTGGAGGGTCATCCTCGCGGCTGGTGCTGTCCCCGCAGCGTCGGTGATATACTTGAGGAGGAAGGTACCTGAGACACCACGCTACTTATTAAGGATAAAAGGTGATAATACCCACTTTACTAGGGTAGTGAAAGAGGTCACTGGTAAGGAGGTTAACGTCCAAGGTAAATTGAAGGACTGTAACCCTATGACCCTTTATTTAAGGACAGCGGGTAGGGTCTTCGCTGTAGCGGCGATATTATGGTTCCTCTACGACTTAACGGGTTATGCTAACGGGCTCTTCGGCCCTACTCTGATAGCAAGGTCTATAGGGATATATAACCCGGCGATATTTTCCTTAATAATCGCGGCCGTCTTTGGCTTCCCCGGTAAGGCTTTCGGTATAGCCCAAGTAGATAGGATGGGTAGAAAGTTCCTCCAAGCAGTAGGGTCTCTGGGTGAAGGTGTGTTCTTGGCAGCATTTGCTTTACTGTTACCCAGCGAGCCGTATTTACCAGCCGGCCTCTTACTGTTGATATACGGGTTGCACGAGTTTATGGGTAGCTTCGGGCCCGGTATAATTAGCACAGCAGGTATGTTAGGAGTGGAACTGGCACCGACTAAAGTAAGGGGGATAGTACAAGCTATAACGGTCGCCTCTGGTAGGACGGGTGCGGCAATCGCTTCGTTTGTGTTCCCGGTGCTATTCATTTCAGTAAGTAAAGAGGTAGCGATGATGTTCTTTGCAGTATTGATGTTTATCGCTACTGCGTTAACATGGTTCGGGGTACCTGAAACTAAAGGGAAACCGCTGGAAGAAGTAAGCGAAGAAGAGAGAGTCACTGTGAGCAGTTAG
- a CDS encoding MFS transporter — MKTVLGNVLLTVSQWYAFFLLSQLSLFLYPPQYGVLVFALGFVGRILGSVLFGYIGDKVDRKLSLTLTTVVLALSSVMVILYYTYPTTLAFRLLQGLSLGGEWGGASTVVIEAYSESRLRGFFASLVQLAVPISVILSSFSLFLLSFYSLSDWRFCLVFPVVLSIFSTLFIKDVKSVKGGTGIPIINAIRDDWKDIVKAIGIKVSESANFYIFTSFVFSEPVGTNEVSTLVAIAVAIQLLLLPLFGYLSDVLGRKSVVFLGAALMALGSFLFSSNLTLGEVVLSISDASLYAPQSSIFTELFNREYRFTASNFSYQVASLLGGTLAPVVLRLSGYGVLQVSLPYVVVTVVSLTLIKETKGKRI; from the coding sequence GTGAAGACCGTTTTAGGAAACGTGTTGTTGACCGTCTCACAGTGGTACGCTTTCTTCCTCCTCTCACAGTTGTCCTTATTCCTCTACCCTCCCCAATACGGGGTACTGGTCTTTGCTCTGGGTTTCGTAGGGAGAATCCTGGGTAGTGTCCTCTTCGGGTATATAGGTGATAAAGTAGACAGGAAGCTGTCGTTAACCCTCACCACTGTGGTCTTGGCCCTCTCGTCGGTAATGGTAATACTCTACTATACATACCCCACTACCCTCGCTTTCAGGCTCTTACAAGGCCTGAGCCTGGGCGGTGAGTGGGGTGGTGCGAGCACAGTTGTAATAGAGGCGTACAGCGAGTCCAGACTCAGGGGGTTTTTCGCTTCACTAGTACAGTTAGCCGTCCCTATCTCGGTGATACTCTCCTCTTTTTCCCTCTTCCTCCTCTCCTTCTACTCCCTTTCGGACTGGAGGTTCTGTTTGGTCTTTCCCGTAGTCCTCTCTATATTCTCCACGTTATTTATAAAGGACGTAAAAAGCGTGAAGGGTGGTACCGGTATCCCCATAATTAACGCTATAAGGGATGACTGGAAAGACATCGTTAAAGCAATAGGTATAAAAGTTAGTGAAAGTGCTAACTTTTACATATTCACTTCCTTTGTGTTCTCAGAGCCCGTCGGGACTAATGAGGTCTCTACGTTAGTGGCGATCGCGGTCGCTATCCAGTTACTCCTCCTACCCCTCTTCGGTTACCTAAGCGATGTCTTAGGCAGGAAGTCCGTCGTGTTTTTAGGGGCAGCCCTAATGGCCCTCGGTTCTTTTCTCTTCTCTTCAAACCTCACTCTGGGAGAGGTAGTCCTCTCCATATCGGACGCTTCGCTCTACGCACCGCAGTCCTCAATATTCACCGAGCTCTTCAACAGGGAATACCGTTTCACTGCGTCTAACTTCTCTTACCAAGTGGCGAGCCTTTTGGGGGGTACGTTAGCTCCCGTGGTACTTAGGTTAAGCGGTTACGGGGTATTGCAAGTGTCCTTACCCTACGTGGTAGTCACAGTTGTGAGTTTGACCCTTATAAAAGAGACTAAGGGTAAGAGGATCTGA